GGGTGGTCGACACCGGCATCGTGGGGCTGGCCAAGTCGCTCGGGTCCAGTGCCGTTGTCACGTCGGGCACGCAGGTGCCAGGGAGCGCGCCGGTGCAGGACACCAGCTCGGGGACCACCGCTCTCGTCGCCGATTCCACCCTGGGCGGCGTACTCGGTGACGACTCCGGTCAGGTCCTCGTCGAGCAGCGTGTGCTGGCCGAGACGCTCGCCGTCACGCTCACCTCGCCCAAGGACCGTGCGGGGCTGTTCGTGGTGCCGCCCCGGCAGGTGTCGGGGGACGCCGTGCAGGGGCTCGGAGCGGCGCTGGAGGCCGCGCAGGACGCCGGGTGGGTCAAGGGCCTGACGCTGGATCGGTTGCGTACGGACATGGCCGCACCGGCGGGGGAGGTCGCGGTGCCGGCGGTGTCCGCCTATCCCGCCTCCGAGGCCGCCGACGAGATCTCCGCCGATCAGCTGCAGAGCCTGGTGGACCAGAAGGGGCGGCTGGAGACTCTGCTGCCTCTTCTCACCGAGCCGGACCGCGTGGAGCAGCAGACGCAGGCGGCGATGGCGTCCGGGCTCTCCACCGCCTGGCGGGCCGACCAGACCAAGGGCGATGCGTACCGGACGGGGCTCGCCGACTCGATCACTGCGTCTCTCGGGGCCGTACATCTGGTGCAGAAGTCGAAGGTCACGCTGTCCGGGGACAGCGGGAAGCTGCAGGTGTCCGTCGACAACGGGCTGCAGCAGAAGGCGCAGGGGCTGGAGCTGAGGCTGACCTCTCAGGCGCCGATGCTGGAGCTCGGGGACGTGCCCGATCTGTCGCTGACGGCCGCGGCGGTGAGCACCGTGTCGGTGCCCGTCGCCGCGCGCAGCAACGGTCAGGCGCAGGTGACCGCGCAGTTGTACCGGACCGACACCGGCGAGGCCTGGGGGGATCCGGTCACCTTCACCGTCGAGGTGACGTCCATCCAGACCGGGGCCCTGTGGGTCGTCGGGGGCGGTGTGGTGCTGATGCTCGTCGCCGTGGGGCGGATCGCCTGGGTGCGGCGGAAGAAGGGGAAGGGCGGCGGTTCGGCTACACCGCGATGACCGTGACGCCCGCTTCCTCGAAGCGGGCCTTCGTCTCGTCGGTGATGCCGGTGTCCGTGACCAGGGTGTCGACCTGCTCCGTGGTGCAGATGCGCGCGAAGGCGCGCTGGCCGAGCTTGGTGGAGTCCGCGGCGACGATGACGCGCTCGGCGCGCTCGCACAGGAGGCGGTTGATGCCGGCCTCGTCCTCGTGGTGGGCGGCGGCGCCGTGGGTGACGTCGAAGCCGTTCACGCCGAGGACCGCGGTGTCCATCGTGATCTGGGAGAGGACTCCGTCGGCGAGGGGGCCGATGAGCTCGTACGACTGGGGGCGGGCCACTCCGCCGGTGACGACGATCTTGAACTGGGGGCGGATCGCCAGCTCGTTGGCGATGTTCAGGGCGTTGGTGACGATGGTCAGCGCCGGGGTGCCGGAGGCGAGGTCGGGGCGTACGGCCAGGGCGCGGGCGACCTCCGTGGTCGTCGTGCCGCCGGTCAGGCCCACTGCCTCGCCCGGGGTGAGGAGCGCTGCCACGGCCTCGGCGATGCGCTGCTTCTCGGAGGCGCGGCGGGCCGTCTTGTAGCGCAGCGGGAGTTCGTAGCTGACGCCGTGGACGACGGCGCCGCCCCGGGTGCGTACGAGCATCTGCTGCTGTGCGAGCTGGTCGAAGTCGCGGCGGATGGTGGCCGCGGAGACGTCGAGGGCCGTGGCTGCTTCTTCTACGTCCAGGCGGCCCTGTTCGACGAGCAGCTCCAGGAGGGCCTTCCAGCGTGCGTCACGTGACATGGAGCGACCTTAGCTCAGAAACTGATGCTTGATTCTGCTCGGAAGTGCGCAGTATCTTGCAGAAACAAGCATTGGATGCGTGAGGGGTGGAGTACGGCGTGAGCCATGTCCTGGATGAGTTGAGCAGTCAGCCCGAGTGCTGGGAGCGTGCTGCCGCGCTGGCGGTGGAGCACGCGGACGCGCTGCCCGCGGCGGGTGAGCGGGTCGCGATCGT
The sequence above is drawn from the Streptomyces sp. NBC_01465 genome and encodes:
- a CDS encoding DeoR/GlpR family DNA-binding transcription regulator encodes the protein MSRDARWKALLELLVEQGRLDVEEAATALDVSAATIRRDFDQLAQQQMLVRTRGGAVVHGVSYELPLRYKTARRASEKQRIAEAVAALLTPGEAVGLTGGTTTTEVARALAVRPDLASGTPALTIVTNALNIANELAIRPQFKIVVTGGVARPQSYELIGPLADGVLSQITMDTAVLGVNGFDVTHGAAAHHEDEAGINRLLCERAERVIVAADSTKLGQRAFARICTTEQVDTLVTDTGITDETKARFEEAGVTVIAV